Within the Rhodothermales bacterium genome, the region ATGACGATGCCCTGTATTGTAGAAATCTCAACAGTTTGTGAACCCTTAACCTGAAACCACTCACGATAATCCGACAGGATTTACGTGAATGTACTTAGACAACAATCACGACATGACGTCATCCCCTCTCCATATCCTCGGTTTCGCCGGCAGCCTCCGAGCGCGCTCCTTTAACCGCGCCCTGCTCAACGCCGCCGCCGAACTGGCCCCTGAGTCCCTCAAAATCACCGTATTCGACCTGTCCGATATCCCGCTCTACAACGGCGATCTGGACACGGACGAGCGGCGACCCGAATCTGTGCGCCGGTTCAAAACAGCCATCACCGATGCGAACGGCGTTCTCATCGCCACCCCGGAATACAATTACGGCGTGCCAGGTGTTCTCAAAAATGCGCTGGACTGGGCGTCGCGCCCCGGGTTTAAGTCGCCGATGGTATACAAGCCGGCGGCGATCATGGGAGCCTCTCAAGGTGCCAGTGGAACCATGCGGGGCCAGGAAAACCTCAAAACCAATCTACTTGCCATGCTCGCCTCGGTCTTCCCTCACCCGGGTGTAGCCGTTTCGCAGGCAGCCTCAAAATTCGACGACGCGCTCCGTCTGAAAGACTCGACCACACGTGATTTTATCCACGAATTCCTATCCGGCTTTGGTGGATGGGTTCGGCGCATGGTATGAGCGTGTCAGGTTACGCTGCGCAAATCCGACCTACGGCTCCGTCGACGTATCCCGAATAACCAGCATCCAATCCTGCCCCCGCCCGGTCGTCGGCGGCGTGAAGGTCTGAATACCCCGGGTGTCCGAAGTGTGGATAGCATACGTGACGCCGCCGAACCGATCGAGCGTGCTGCTGCCCCGGAAGTAGAACCCGACGACGGGCGCGACAAACAGCAGAAGGACGAGGAGACCGTATCGCATGGCATAACCGCTTGTTTGAGGACCGATTGCTAACTTACGGCTACGCTATCGTCCCCACAACTGCCACCGATGCCATGAGCATATCCACGAGTC harbors:
- a CDS encoding NAD(P)H-dependent oxidoreductase; protein product: MTSSPLHILGFAGSLRARSFNRALLNAAAELAPESLKITVFDLSDIPLYNGDLDTDERRPESVRRFKTAITDANGVLIATPEYNYGVPGVLKNALDWASRPGFKSPMVYKPAAIMGASQGASGTMRGQENLKTNLLAMLASVFPHPGVAVSQAASKFDDALRLKDSTTRDFIHEFLSGFGGWVRRMV
- a CDS encoding putative collagen-binding domain-containing protein, which produces MRYGLLVLLLFVAPVVGFYFRGSSTLDRFGGVTYAIHTSDTRGIQTFTPPTTGRGQDWMLVIRDTSTEP